One window from the genome of Micromonospora aurantiaca ATCC 27029 encodes:
- the paaD gene encoding 1,2-phenylacetyl-CoA epoxidase subunit PaaD: MTDARAAAAAVVDPEIRVITIDELGILRAVDEEPDTGRVVVTITPTYTGCPAMDVIREDIRRALAAAGHPDAEVRTVYHPAWSTDWISEAGRAKLAAAGIAPPAPRGDDTVVPLTLAVRCPRCGSPETTQISRFGSTACKALWRCRSCSEPFDHLKAL; this comes from the coding sequence GTGACCGACGCCAGGGCGGCCGCGGCGGCGGTGGTGGACCCGGAGATCCGCGTCATCACCATCGACGAGCTGGGCATCCTGCGCGCTGTCGACGAGGAACCGGACACCGGCCGGGTCGTCGTCACCATCACCCCCACCTACACCGGCTGCCCGGCCATGGACGTGATCCGGGAGGACATCCGCCGGGCGCTGGCCGCCGCCGGGCATCCGGACGCCGAGGTCCGCACCGTCTACCACCCGGCGTGGAGCACCGACTGGATCTCCGAGGCCGGCCGGGCCAAGCTCGCCGCCGCCGGCATCGCCCCGCCCGCGCCACGCGGCGACGACACGGTGGTGCCGCTGACCCTCGCCGTACGCTGTCCGCGCTGCGGGTCGCCGGAGACCACCCAGATCAGCCGCTTCGGCTCCACCGCGTGCAAGGCGCTGTGGCGCTGCCGCTCCTGTTCCGAACCCTTCGACCACCTGAAGGCGCTGTGA
- the paaE gene encoding 1,2-phenylacetyl-CoA epoxidase subunit PaaE, producing MTVTITRPVRRRPVFHPLPVAAVDRLTDDSVSITFAVPEELRETFAFSAGQHLTVRRPADGDGEEVRRSYSICSTPDELARHGRLRVGVREVPGGAFSAYACGALRGGDTVEVLPPLGHFTSAFTPDRARRYGAVVAGSGITPVLGLAATALATEPRSTFTLVYGNRTANSVMFAEELADLKDRYPTRLHLVHVLSREMGESALLSGRIDADRLTRLLDTVVPGDEIEEWFLCGPYGMVVDAKAVLAGRGVPDAAVHTELFHVDAPPEPVRRETDRPGTGTEVTILLDGRSSSFTMGRDERVLDAALRVRGELPYACKGGVCSTCRAKVTSGEVTMARNYALEPDEVAAGYVLTCQSSPVTDELTVDYDA from the coding sequence GTGACTGTCACCATCACCCGGCCGGTGCGCCGCCGGCCGGTCTTCCATCCGCTGCCCGTCGCCGCCGTGGACCGGCTCACCGACGACTCGGTGTCGATCACGTTCGCGGTACCGGAGGAGCTGCGCGAGACCTTCGCGTTCTCCGCCGGGCAGCACCTCACCGTCCGCCGCCCGGCCGACGGCGACGGCGAGGAGGTGCGGCGGTCGTACTCGATCTGCTCCACCCCCGACGAGCTGGCCCGGCACGGCCGGTTGCGGGTCGGGGTGCGTGAGGTTCCGGGTGGGGCGTTCTCCGCGTACGCCTGCGGCGCGCTGCGCGGCGGCGACACCGTCGAGGTGCTGCCGCCGCTGGGCCACTTCACCTCCGCGTTCACCCCGGACCGGGCCCGCCGGTACGGCGCGGTGGTCGCCGGTTCCGGCATCACCCCGGTCCTCGGGCTGGCCGCGACCGCGCTGGCGACCGAGCCGCGCAGCACGTTCACGCTCGTGTACGGCAACCGCACGGCGAACTCGGTGATGTTCGCCGAGGAGCTGGCCGACCTGAAGGACCGCTACCCGACCCGGCTGCACCTGGTGCACGTGCTGTCCCGGGAGATGGGCGAGTCGGCGCTGCTGTCCGGGCGGATCGACGCCGACCGGCTGACCCGGCTGCTCGACACCGTCGTACCCGGTGACGAGATCGAGGAGTGGTTCCTCTGCGGCCCGTACGGCATGGTGGTGGACGCCAAGGCGGTGCTCGCGGGTCGCGGCGTGCCGGACGCGGCGGTGCACACCGAGCTGTTCCACGTCGACGCCCCGCCGGAGCCGGTGAGGCGCGAGACCGACCGGCCCGGGACCGGCACCGAGGTGACGATCCTGCTGGACGGACGCTCGTCCAGTTTCACGATGGGCCGGGACGAGCGGGTGCTCGACGCGGCCCTGCGGGTGCGCGGCGAGTTGCCGTACGCCTGCAAGGGCGGGGTGTGCTCGACCTGCCGGGCCAAGGTGACGTCCGGTGAGGTGACGATGGCGCGCAACTACGCGCTGGAGCCCGACGAGGTGGCAGCCGGTTACGTGCTGACCTGCCAGTCCAGCCCGGTCACCGACGAACTCACTGTCGACTACGACGCCTAG
- a CDS encoding DUF3592 domain-containing protein — protein MSVVSPPPTPVRVAGARSALWSLTMTAVLVGFGLAVIVVSAVVAHLTVGLPIAVPISVALVGCLAFAVGLRLLHRGWWLTLLSVLPALFVLVGTVQLAPESVLRERGVAQQVTITDVQTVGKRHEFVLQGGTGRLDEPLVYRGSSPGYRVGQRLTVLVDPRGEVELADARDVDPAGKRGMLVLGAAGWTLLALVGGWRGHVSRARGRAATAPPVVF, from the coding sequence GTGTCAGTCGTGTCGCCGCCGCCCACCCCCGTACGCGTGGCCGGCGCCCGCTCCGCCCTCTGGTCCCTCACCATGACCGCCGTGCTCGTCGGCTTCGGCCTCGCCGTGATCGTGGTCAGCGCGGTGGTCGCCCACCTCACCGTGGGACTGCCGATCGCGGTGCCGATCTCCGTCGCCCTGGTCGGGTGCCTCGCCTTCGCGGTCGGCCTGCGCCTGCTGCACCGGGGCTGGTGGCTGACCCTCCTGTCGGTGCTGCCTGCGCTGTTCGTGCTGGTGGGCACCGTGCAGCTCGCCCCGGAGTCGGTGCTTCGGGAGCGTGGCGTCGCCCAGCAGGTGACCATCACCGACGTGCAGACCGTCGGCAAGCGGCACGAGTTCGTCCTCCAGGGCGGCACCGGCCGGCTCGACGAGCCGCTGGTCTACCGGGGCAGTTCCCCCGGCTACCGGGTCGGCCAGCGACTGACAGTGCTCGTCGACCCGCGGGGCGAGGTGGAGCTGGCCGACGCGCGGGACGTGGACCCGGCCGGTAAGCGGGGCATGCTCGTGCTCGGCGCGGCGGGATGGACCCTGCTCGCGCTGGTCGGCGGGTGGCGCGGGCACGTCAGCCGGGCCCGTGGCCGCGCCGCCACGGCACCGCCCGTGGTGTTCTGA
- a CDS encoding type II toxin-antitoxin system Phd/YefM family antitoxin, translating to MEQIAVRELNQHTSRVLARVRAGETVEVTDRGEPIARLVPVLAGDALLGRLVAEGRATAPTTTGPVPMPPVLGDPTVDAAAALVEARDEERW from the coding sequence ATGGAGCAGATCGCCGTCCGGGAGCTGAATCAGCACACCAGCCGGGTGCTGGCGCGGGTGCGCGCCGGTGAGACGGTCGAGGTGACCGATCGGGGTGAGCCGATCGCCCGCCTCGTCCCGGTGCTGGCCGGTGACGCGCTTCTCGGCCGGTTGGTGGCCGAGGGCCGGGCCACGGCCCCGACCACGACCGGCCCGGTCCCGATGCCGCCGGTGCTCGGGGATCCCACGGTGGACGCGGCGGCCGCGCTGGTCGAGGCGCGCGACGAGGAGCGCTGGTGA
- a CDS encoding type II toxin-antitoxin system VapC family toxin: protein MIYLDSAAVIKMLRREAETADLLGWLNERAGTALVSSALAEVEVPRALRRAAPQALVGVPSVLGRLYRVEIDATVRATAGAYPEPMLRSLDAVHLATAEILARQAAAEFVAFVTYDKRLLEAAKAIGLPVASPGMP, encoded by the coding sequence GTGATCTACCTCGACTCGGCGGCGGTCATCAAGATGCTGCGGCGGGAGGCGGAGACGGCGGATCTGCTCGGCTGGCTGAACGAGCGCGCCGGCACCGCCTTGGTGTCGTCGGCCCTGGCCGAGGTGGAGGTGCCACGGGCGTTGCGTCGCGCCGCTCCACAGGCGCTGGTGGGTGTGCCCTCGGTGCTGGGACGTCTCTACCGGGTCGAGATCGACGCCACGGTCCGGGCGACAGCGGGCGCGTATCCGGAGCCGATGCTGCGCAGCCTGGACGCCGTTCACCTCGCCACCGCCGAGATCCTGGCCCGGCAGGCGGCGGCCGAGTTCGTCGCGTTCGTCACGTACGACAAGCGGCTGCTGGAGGCGGCCAAGGCGATCGGGCTGCCAGTGGCCAGTCCGGGCATGCCCTGA
- the mqnC gene encoding cyclic dehypoxanthinyl futalosine synthase, whose product MTANREIDDILQRGADGGRITPEEALLLYTDAPFHALGEAADAVRRRRYPDNIVTYLIDRNINYTNVCVTACKFCAFYRAPKHKEGWTHPTEEILRRCGEAVELGATQVMLQGGHHPDYGVEYYEELFSSVKKAYPQLAIHSIGPSEILHMAKVSGVSLDEAIARIKTAGLDSIAGAGAEMLPDRPRKAIAPLKESGARWLEVMELAHRQGLESTATMMMGTGETNAERIEHLRMIRDVQDRTGGFRAFIPWTYQPENNHLKGRTQATTLEYLRLVAVARLFFETVPHLQASWLTTGKDVGQLALHMGVDDLGSIMLEENVISSAGARHRSNLHELIGMIRSADRIPAQRDTLYNRLAVHHTPADDPSDDRVVSHFSSIALPGGGAGKSLPLVEVN is encoded by the coding sequence GTGACGGCGAACCGGGAGATCGACGACATCCTGCAACGCGGCGCGGACGGCGGGCGGATCACGCCCGAGGAGGCGCTGCTGCTCTACACCGACGCGCCCTTCCACGCGCTGGGCGAGGCGGCCGACGCGGTACGGCGGCGCCGCTACCCGGACAACATCGTCACGTACCTGATCGACCGCAACATCAACTACACGAACGTCTGCGTGACGGCGTGCAAGTTCTGCGCGTTCTACCGGGCCCCCAAGCACAAGGAGGGGTGGACCCACCCGACCGAGGAGATCCTGCGCCGTTGCGGCGAGGCGGTCGAGCTGGGCGCCACCCAGGTCATGCTCCAGGGCGGGCACCACCCGGACTACGGCGTCGAGTACTACGAGGAGCTGTTCTCCTCGGTCAAGAAGGCGTACCCGCAGCTCGCCATCCACTCGATCGGCCCGAGCGAGATCCTGCACATGGCAAAGGTCTCCGGCGTGAGCCTGGACGAGGCCATCGCCCGGATCAAGACCGCCGGCCTGGACTCGATCGCCGGCGCCGGCGCCGAGATGCTGCCGGACCGGCCGCGTAAGGCGATCGCGCCGCTGAAGGAGTCCGGCGCGCGCTGGCTGGAGGTCATGGAGCTGGCGCACCGGCAGGGCCTGGAGTCGACGGCCACCATGATGATGGGCACCGGCGAGACGAACGCCGAGCGCATCGAGCACCTGCGGATGATCCGCGACGTGCAGGACCGCACCGGTGGTTTCCGGGCCTTCATCCCGTGGACGTACCAGCCGGAGAACAACCACCTGAAGGGCCGCACCCAGGCGACCACGCTGGAATATCTGCGCCTGGTCGCGGTGGCCCGCCTGTTCTTCGAGACGGTGCCGCACCTCCAGGCGTCCTGGCTGACCACCGGCAAGGACGTCGGGCAGCTCGCGTTGCACATGGGCGTGGACGACCTCGGCTCGATCATGCTGGAGGAGAACGTCATCTCCTCGGCCGGCGCCCGGCACCGGTCCAACCTGCACGAGCTGATCGGCATGATTCGGTCGGCCGACCGGATCCCGGCCCAGCGGGACACGCTCTACAACCGGCTCGCGGTGCACCACACGCCCGCCGACGACCCGAGCGACGACCGCGTCGTCTCGCACTTCTCGTCGATCGCCCTGCCCGGCGGCGGTGCCGGGAAGTCGCTGCCGCTGGTCGAGGTCAACTGA
- a CDS encoding demethylmenaquinone methyltransferase, translating to MSRTPQGQRASLDKQPHEVAAMFDGVAARYDLTNTVLSFGQDRSWRRATRAALGLRPGERVLDVGAGTGVSTEELAHSGAYAVGADLSLGMLHAGKRTRPSVPLLAGDALRLPFADASFDAVTISFALRNVNDTDAALAELARVTRPGGRLVVCEFSTPVNPAFRTVYLSYLMRSLPAVARAVSSNPDAYVYLAESIRAWPDQAALAARIGAAGWGRVAWRNLTGGVVALHRAVRN from the coding sequence GTGAGCCGTACCCCGCAGGGCCAGCGCGCCAGCCTGGACAAGCAGCCGCACGAGGTCGCCGCGATGTTCGACGGTGTCGCGGCCCGCTACGACCTGACGAACACCGTCCTGTCGTTCGGCCAGGACCGGTCGTGGCGGCGGGCCACCCGGGCGGCGCTCGGGCTGCGGCCGGGCGAGCGGGTGCTGGACGTGGGCGCCGGCACCGGTGTGTCGACCGAGGAACTGGCCCACTCCGGGGCGTACGCGGTGGGTGCGGACCTGTCGCTGGGCATGCTGCACGCCGGCAAGCGCACCCGTCCGTCGGTGCCGCTGCTGGCCGGGGACGCGCTTCGGCTGCCGTTCGCCGACGCCAGCTTCGACGCGGTGACCATCTCCTTCGCGCTGCGCAACGTCAACGACACCGACGCGGCGCTGGCCGAGCTGGCCCGGGTGACCCGACCGGGCGGGCGGCTCGTGGTCTGCGAGTTCAGCACTCCGGTGAACCCGGCGTTCCGCACCGTCTACCTGTCGTACCTGATGCGTTCGTTGCCGGCGGTGGCCCGTGCGGTGTCGAGCAACCCGGACGCCTACGTCTACCTGGCGGAGTCGATCCGGGCCTGGCCGGACCAGGCGGCGCTGGCCGCGCGGATCGGCGCTGCCGGCTGGGGCCGGGTGGCGTGGCGCAACCTGACCGGCGGCGTCGTGGCGCTGCACCGGGCAGTCCGAAACTGA
- a CDS encoding geranylgeranyl reductase family protein, whose amino-acid sequence MTAVENDADVIVVGAGPGGSATAYHLARHGVRVLLLEKTEFPREKVCGDGLTPRAVRQLIRMGVDTSPEAGWLHNKGLRVIGGGIRLELDWPDLASFPNYGLVRTRLDFDDLLAQRAVAAGAKLQTSVNVLGPVLGADDRVIGVQAEVGPDKEPATFHAPLVVAADGVSGRFPLALGLAKREDRPIGVAVRRYYRSPAKHDDDYLESWLELRAKGSDALLPGYGWIFGLGDGRVNVGLGVLNSSSAFGKTNYRKLLTDWLANTPEDWGMTDESNAEGPILGAALPMGFNRVPHYTRGVLLVGDSGGMVNPFNGEGIAYAMESGEMAAEVVVQALARPTGAERERALMAYPQELKARFGGYYRLGGVFVKLIGRPEIMRMATKHGMPHPMLMRFVLKLLANLTDPRGGDAMDRVINAMTKVAPAV is encoded by the coding sequence ATGACCGCGGTGGAGAACGACGCCGACGTCATCGTCGTGGGCGCCGGTCCCGGAGGATCGGCCACGGCGTACCACCTGGCGCGGCACGGCGTACGCGTGCTGCTGCTGGAGAAGACGGAGTTTCCCCGGGAGAAGGTCTGCGGTGACGGGCTCACGCCCCGCGCCGTACGGCAGCTGATCCGGATGGGCGTGGACACCTCGCCCGAGGCGGGCTGGCTGCACAACAAGGGCCTGCGGGTGATCGGCGGCGGCATACGCCTGGAACTGGACTGGCCCGACCTGGCCAGCTTCCCCAACTACGGCCTGGTGCGCACCCGGCTCGACTTCGACGACCTGCTCGCCCAGCGTGCGGTCGCCGCCGGGGCGAAGCTCCAGACCAGCGTCAACGTCCTCGGGCCGGTGCTCGGCGCCGACGACCGGGTGATCGGCGTGCAGGCCGAGGTCGGCCCGGACAAGGAACCCGCCACGTTCCACGCGCCGCTCGTGGTCGCCGCCGACGGCGTCTCCGGCCGCTTCCCGCTCGCCCTCGGGCTCGCCAAGCGGGAGGACCGCCCGATCGGCGTGGCCGTCCGCCGCTACTACCGCTCGCCCGCCAAGCACGACGACGACTACCTGGAGTCCTGGCTGGAGCTGCGGGCCAAGGGCAGCGACGCGCTGCTGCCCGGCTACGGCTGGATCTTCGGCCTCGGCGACGGCCGGGTGAACGTCGGCCTGGGCGTGCTGAACTCCTCCTCGGCGTTCGGCAAGACGAACTACCGCAAGCTGCTCACCGACTGGCTCGCGAACACCCCCGAGGACTGGGGGATGACCGACGAGTCCAACGCGGAGGGTCCGATCCTCGGCGCCGCGCTGCCGATGGGCTTCAACCGCGTGCCGCACTACACCCGCGGCGTGCTGCTCGTCGGTGACTCCGGCGGCATGGTCAACCCGTTCAACGGCGAGGGCATCGCGTACGCGATGGAGTCGGGCGAGATGGCCGCGGAGGTCGTGGTGCAGGCGCTCGCCCGCCCGACCGGCGCGGAACGGGAGCGGGCGCTGATGGCGTACCCGCAGGAGCTGAAGGCCCGCTTCGGCGGCTACTACCGCCTCGGCGGCGTCTTCGTGAAGCTCATCGGGCGCCCCGAGATCATGCGGATGGCGACCAAGCACGGCATGCCGCATCCGATGCTCATGCGTTTCGTGCTCAAGCTGCTGGCCAACCTGACCGACCCGCGCGGCGGGGACGCGATGGACCGGGTCATCAACGCGATGACGAAGGTGGCTCCGGCCGTGTAG
- a CDS encoding NADH-quinone oxidoreductase subunit A translates to MTLSPYAPIIGLFALAAAFALFSVAAARLAGPRRLNKAKLEAYECGIEPSPQPVGGGRFPIKFYLTAMLFIVFDIEIIFLYPWAVSFDALPIFGFVEMVLFIVAVFVAYAYVWRRGGLDWD, encoded by the coding sequence ATGACGCTCTCTCCTTACGCACCCATCATCGGGCTGTTCGCCCTCGCTGCGGCGTTCGCGCTGTTCTCCGTGGCCGCTGCCCGACTCGCCGGCCCGCGGCGTCTGAACAAGGCCAAGCTCGAGGCGTACGAGTGTGGCATCGAGCCGAGCCCGCAGCCGGTCGGCGGCGGCCGGTTCCCGATCAAGTTCTACCTGACGGCGATGCTCTTCATCGTCTTCGACATCGAGATCATCTTCCTCTACCCCTGGGCGGTCTCCTTCGACGCCCTGCCGATCTTCGGCTTCGTGGAGATGGTCCTGTTCATCGTCGCGGTCTTCGTCGCGTACGCCTATGTGTGGCGTCGCGGCGGCCTGGACTGGGACTGA
- a CDS encoding NuoB/complex I 20 kDa subunit family protein, translating to MGIEEKLPSGVLLTSVEKLVNWTRKTSVWGATFGLACCAIEMMAAGGPHYDMGRWGMEVFRASPRQADLMIVAGRVSQKMAPVLRQIYDQMAEPRWVISMGVCASSGGMFNNYAIVQGVDHVVPVDMYLPGCPPRPEMLIDAVLKLREKIMHEPLGPNGRKMLEARQARGDVPVVPYGSMPSSYRSDKARRAEWTKAVREGREEQLRIENWMKAQNHLQASHRGPK from the coding sequence ATGGGCATCGAGGAGAAGCTCCCCTCCGGCGTCCTGCTCACCAGCGTCGAGAAGCTGGTCAACTGGACGCGGAAGACCTCGGTCTGGGGCGCCACGTTCGGTCTGGCCTGCTGCGCCATCGAGATGATGGCGGCGGGCGGTCCGCACTACGACATGGGCCGCTGGGGCATGGAGGTCTTCCGCGCCTCGCCCCGCCAGGCGGACCTGATGATCGTGGCCGGCCGGGTGAGCCAGAAGATGGCCCCGGTCCTGCGCCAGATCTACGACCAGATGGCCGAGCCCCGCTGGGTCATCTCGATGGGCGTCTGCGCCAGCAGCGGCGGCATGTTCAACAACTACGCCATCGTGCAGGGCGTCGACCACGTCGTACCGGTCGACATGTACCTCCCCGGCTGCCCGCCCCGGCCGGAGATGCTCATCGACGCGGTGCTCAAGCTGCGCGAGAAGATCATGCACGAGCCGCTGGGCCCGAACGGCCGCAAGATGCTGGAGGCCCGCCAGGCGCGCGGCGACGTGCCGGTGGTGCCGTACGGCTCGATGCCCTCGTCGTACCGCAGCGACAAGGCCCGGCGTGCCGAGTGGACGAAGGCGGTCCGCGAGGGGCGTGAGGAGCAGCTGCGGATCGAGAACTGGATGAAGGCGCAGAACCACCTTCAGGCGTCGCATAGGGGCCCGAAATGA
- a CDS encoding NADH-quinone oxidoreductase subunit C — translation MSNDKNNDGGVPVPTTPVGASSTAPAEYPPASPAGRGMFGNQGTGDVSGYGGLVRPRKPIEEAARPYGSYFDEVRDALEEAYPDFGDAIEKVVVDRGELTLHVRPERIAEVCQVMRDDLALRFELCSSVSGVDYLGAQERRLHVVYHLTSMTYRRSVRLEVAVSVEEPHVPSVTAVYPTADWQERETYDMFGVVFDGHPALTRILMPDDWEGHPQRKDYPLGGVPVEYKGAEIPPPDRRRSYQ, via the coding sequence ATGAGCAACGACAAGAACAACGACGGCGGGGTGCCGGTACCCACCACCCCGGTCGGTGCCAGCTCCACCGCCCCGGCGGAGTACCCGCCGGCCAGCCCGGCCGGCCGGGGCATGTTCGGCAACCAGGGCACCGGCGACGTCTCCGGCTACGGCGGCCTGGTCCGCCCGCGCAAGCCCATCGAGGAGGCGGCCCGGCCGTACGGGAGCTACTTCGACGAGGTGCGGGACGCGCTGGAGGAGGCGTACCCGGACTTCGGCGACGCGATCGAGAAGGTCGTGGTCGACCGGGGCGAGCTGACCCTGCACGTCCGCCCGGAGCGGATCGCCGAGGTCTGCCAGGTGATGCGCGACGACCTCGCGCTGCGCTTCGAGCTGTGCTCCTCGGTGTCCGGTGTGGACTACCTGGGCGCGCAGGAGCGCCGCCTGCACGTGGTCTACCACCTGACCTCGATGACCTACCGCCGCAGCGTCCGGCTGGAGGTGGCGGTCTCCGTCGAGGAGCCGCACGTCCCGAGCGTCACCGCCGTCTACCCGACCGCCGACTGGCAGGAGCGGGAGACGTACGACATGTTCGGCGTCGTCTTCGACGGCCACCCCGCCCTGACCCGGATCCTCATGCCGGACGACTGGGAGGGGCACCCGCAGCGCAAGGACTACCCGCTGGGCGGCGTCCCCGTCGAGTACAAGGGTGCGGAGATCCCCCCGCCGGACCGTAGGAGGTCGTACCAATGA
- a CDS encoding NADH-quinone oxidoreductase subunit D, giving the protein MTTSNYATERETTEGKVFTVTGGDWDEVVSGTDPINDERIVVNMGPQHPSTHGVLRLVLELEGETVREARSVIGYLHTGIEKNLEYRNWVQGSTFVTRMDYLSPLFNETAYALAVEKLLGITDDITERATTIRVLMMELNRVSSHLVWLATTAMELGAINMMLYGFREREYVLDIFETITGLRMNHAYVRPGGVAQDVPDDAIRKIRDFLQLMPKRLKEYENLLSGQPIWLERTQHVAVLDVTACMALGVTGPVLRSAGLAWDLRKTMPYCGYETYEFDVPTHTDGDVWGRYLVRVAEIRESLKLIEQALDRLKPGPVMVSDKKIAWPAQLAIGVDGMGNSLEHVAKIMGQSMESLIHHFKLVTEGFRVPPGQVYVGIESPRGELGVHAVSDGGTRPYRVHYREPSFVNLQALPAMAEGGLIADVIAGGASLDPVMGGCDR; this is encoded by the coding sequence ATGACCACGTCGAACTACGCGACCGAGCGCGAGACGACCGAGGGCAAGGTCTTCACCGTCACCGGCGGGGACTGGGACGAGGTCGTCTCCGGCACGGACCCGATCAACGACGAGCGGATCGTCGTCAACATGGGTCCGCAGCACCCGTCCACCCACGGCGTGCTCCGGCTGGTCCTGGAGCTGGAGGGCGAGACGGTCCGCGAGGCCCGCTCGGTCATCGGCTACCTGCACACCGGCATCGAGAAGAACCTGGAGTACCGCAACTGGGTCCAGGGTTCGACGTTCGTGACCCGGATGGACTACCTCTCGCCGCTGTTCAACGAGACGGCGTACGCGCTCGCGGTGGAGAAGCTGCTCGGCATCACCGACGACATCACCGAGCGGGCCACCACCATCCGTGTGCTGATGATGGAGCTCAACCGCGTCTCGTCGCACCTGGTCTGGCTGGCGACCACCGCCATGGAGCTGGGCGCGATCAACATGATGCTGTACGGCTTCCGCGAGCGGGAGTACGTCCTCGACATCTTCGAGACCATCACCGGCCTGCGGATGAACCACGCGTACGTGCGGCCGGGCGGTGTGGCGCAGGACGTGCCGGACGACGCGATCCGCAAGATCCGCGACTTTCTCCAGCTGATGCCGAAGCGGCTCAAGGAGTACGAGAACCTGCTGTCCGGCCAGCCGATCTGGCTGGAGCGTACGCAGCACGTCGCGGTGCTCGACGTGACCGCCTGCATGGCGCTCGGCGTCACCGGCCCGGTGCTGCGGTCCGCGGGCCTCGCCTGGGACCTGCGCAAGACCATGCCGTACTGCGGTTACGAGACGTACGAGTTCGACGTGCCGACCCACACCGACGGTGACGTGTGGGGCCGCTACCTGGTCCGGGTGGCGGAGATCCGCGAGTCGCTGAAGCTGATCGAGCAGGCGCTGGACCGTCTGAAGCCCGGCCCGGTGATGGTGTCCGACAAGAAGATCGCGTGGCCGGCGCAGCTCGCCATCGGCGTGGACGGCATGGGCAACTCGCTGGAGCACGTCGCCAAGATCATGGGTCAGTCGATGGAGTCGCTGATCCACCACTTCAAGCTCGTCACCGAGGGCTTCCGGGTTCCGCCGGGCCAGGTGTACGTCGGCATCGAGTCGCCCCGCGGCGAGCTGGGCGTGCACGCGGTGTCCGACGGCGGCACCCGGCCCTACCGGGTGCACTACCGGGAGCCGAGCTTCGTCAACCTCCAGGCCCTCCCGGCGATGGCCGAGGGCGGCCTGATCGCCGACGTGATCGCCGGCGGCGCCTCGCTGGACCCCGTGATGGGTGGTTGTGACCGATGA